The Treponema sp. OMZ 790 genome includes the window GACTGATAGCCGCCTGAATGCGTAACAATGACGTAATTCCCATAGATTGCGGAGTAACCAGTATAAGATACTTTCCCGTCAAGAGTGAGCTTAATCGGTGTTCCGGTAGGTGAAGCTATATCTATGCCTGTGTGAAAACTCTTTCTTCCGGTAAAAGGGTCCCTCCTATAACCGAAAGGTGAAGTCAGCCTTCCATTTATCGGGTAAATAAAAAGTTCACCCAAAGCTTTTCTAAGCTCAAAAGTGCTCATTGTTGCTCCGGGTATAAAAAGTTTTTGCCCTATGTTTATACTCTGATTTTCAAGATCGTTTGCATCCAATACCGCGTTAATAGAAAGATTAAATTTTTGAGCTATTGAGCTTAAAGAATCGCCCTTTACGGCGGTATAAATAATTCCGTCAATGGACGGAATAACCAATTTTTGCCCTATCTTTAATTTTTTTACACTGCTTATTCCGTTTACCGAAAGCAGGGTTCCCGGATTTTTAAGACCGAATTTTTGGATAAGGCCGCTTACTGTATCACCTTTAGAAACCATGTATTCTTCAAAATCAACAGCAGTAATAAAGTCAGGAACATCTGCAGGGGAAAAAGAATTTTTTTCTCCAGCATCCGTTTGAGCGGCATAGTTCTCCCCTTTCGAAATATCGGCAGAAGGCATAACATATTGGCGCATTGCATTTATTGAAGAAGGCTCATCCCAGAACGATATAGGTTTTATTGACGAAAAACCCCAATTTAACTTTAAAATTGGAAAATAAAAAAATATAACCCCAAGAATCAGCATCGTTAAAAGACTTAAGAAAATAAAAGACTCCTCTCTGGAGCTGAGTCCGGTCTTTTTCGCAGTCTCCGGCTTTACCGATGAACCGAATAAAATTTTTTGCGGGTTAATAGCGGAATAGAGTCTGACAGTTTCTATATGAGAAAAAGCAATTTTTCTTCTTTTTTCTTGTCTATATTTATTTTTATGATGCACTGCATCCGAATACGTTATGATATCCATATTCAGTATATCGGCATAAAAAAATATGATTTTAGACCAAATTAAATAAGAAAAGGGCTTAAAACTTATAAAAGTCTTAAGCCCTTTGTTAAAATCTATGAGAAAAGACTATCTCAAAAGACCATACAAATTTTTCGGATTTTCTAAAACAGGAACGAGTTCTTGGGGAACACCGACATTCTCATCTTTTGCAATATCATACATCAACCTGAGCATTGAAAAGTCTTCAAGGGCAAACCCAACGGAGTCAAAAATAGTAATTTCATCCGGCTTGCGGTTTATTGGTTTACCTGTTTTGATTACATTCCAAATTTCGGTAACCTTAAAGCTTTCGTCCATGTGCTGAATTTCACCTTCAATTCGGCTTTGAGGTTCAAATTCTACATAAACATCGCCCATAGATAGAACTTTTGAGTCAAGCTCAGTTTTACCCGGGCAGTCGCCTCCTACACCATTTATGTGCATACCCGGCTCAACCATATCGGGAGTAATGATAATAGCATTTTTTTTATCGGCTGTAACAGTAGTGATAATATCCACTCCCTTACAAGCCTCTTTTGTACTGCTGCATTTAATTAGCTTTAACCCCTTTACGTCTTTAAGGTTATCCATAAGCTTATCGGTAGCAGCAGGATCGACATCATAGCAATAAATTTCTTCTAAACCCAAAATATGATGGAATCCAAGAGCCTGAAATTCACTTTGGCATCCGTTTCCTATCAAAGCCATTTTTTTGGGATTAGGTTTTGCTAGATATTTTGCAGCCATTACAGATGTTGCAGCAGTTCTAACAGCGGTTGTCAAAGTCAACTCGCTTAGAAGAAGCGGA containing:
- a CDS encoding peptidoglycan DD-metalloendopeptidase family protein — its product is MDIITYSDAVHHKNKYRQEKRRKIAFSHIETVRLYSAINPQKILFGSSVKPETAKKTGLSSREESFIFLSLLTMLILGVIFFYFPILKLNWGFSSIKPISFWDEPSSINAMRQYVMPSADISKGENYAAQTDAGEKNSFSPADVPDFITAVDFEEYMVSKGDTVSGLIQKFGLKNPGTLLSVNGISSVKKLKIGQKLVIPSIDGIIYTAVKGDSLSSIAQKFNLSINAVLDANDLENQSINIGQKLFIPGATMSTFELRKALGELFIYPINGRLTSPFGYRRDPFTGRKSFHTGIDIASPTGTPIKLTLDGKVSYTGYSAIYGNYVIVTHSGGYQSMYGHMHTIKVKRGQILNQGAVIGTVGNTGRSTGPHVHFSIYKNGKLINPLTVLK
- a CDS encoding ornithine cyclodeaminase; the encoded protein is MLKTKYIDLPTMAKYLKSVGAEKVIERLVPYLEEDYKRWNDFDKVPRMAHHSPIGVIELMPIGDSKTYSFKYVNGHPENPKHNFLTVMAIGVLAEVCTGFPLLLSELTLTTAVRTAATSVMAAKYLAKPNPKKMALIGNGCQSEFQALGFHHILGLEEIYCYDVDPAATDKLMDNLKDVKGLKLIKCSSTKEACKGVDIITTVTADKKNAIIITPDMVEPGMHINGVGGDCPGKTELDSKVLSMGDVYVEFEPQSRIEGEIQHMDESFKVTEIWNVIKTGKPINRKPDEITIFDSVGFALEDFSMLRLMYDIAKDENVGVPQELVPVLENPKNLYGLLR